From the genome of Marixanthomonas ophiurae, one region includes:
- a CDS encoding alpha-2-macroglobulin family protein gives MKNLSCLFALVAIVFLSACGDKEHSETDNLFKFKEYISYNTYGNKSIAEPIRIELQQPLEQFELTQEIDKDYVAISPKTEGKLTIKNGRTLIFNPSEYLKPDTEYTVTVKLSKLYDGVGKDFKEYTFSFKTITPNFKVDLGNLQSYSKKWQYVNGSIETSDVITLEKAKKLVQAEQNNKNLKFQWPSEGKYAKYFSFTIDSIQRKIDDSEIKIRWNGDAIGAETKGENTFEIPGQNNFTVIDVESTLSPQTSLAINFSDPLKENQDFAGLVTIDSLQNLRFEVNGNVLNIYPNTRITGDARVTIFNGIKNTENFGLKKEFSELVSFEELKPAIRLISKGTILPNATSTPYYFETVNLSAVDVRIIKIYQDNILQYLQTANLNSNNVYDIKRVGRRIAKKTINLTENSIGSNDTWKAHALNLSEFFKADPGAIYRVELSFKKEYTTYDCAETTSEETENENYYASTDETYEDELEEQYWDNEIYRWRDYTYNWRENDNPCHPAYYNQDRIISSNVLGSDLGLIVKESSNRSYHFITNNLLTTNPESGVKIKLYNYQQQLVETVTTDSEGMTLYDSEKNIAFAVAQKGNDYAYAKLEDGNALSLSKFDVSGKQLQKGIKGFLYTERGVHRPGDSIHLTFVLNDVANPLPKNHPVKLEVTDARGKLVQRSVLRGNSSLEGGREVSTSKDGFYHFPITTQQAAPTGNWNATLTVGGVKFSKTLKVATVKPNRLKIKLDFDDEILDASKLVKGMATAAWLHGAPARNLKVEMDATLRTTSTAFKKYPKYQFNDPVRTFNELEVPVLDTKLSSEGTTAFSKDFEISGKAPGMLQATFLTKVFEGGGDFSIDVFSKNLAPYSHFVGLRSPEAHKYGSYFTDENTEFDVATVDAQGNASANREVEIKVFRIEWRWWWNRGNDNLSRYENATVHKPVKNFKVTTNGKGKANFTVNIPEDEGGRYLIRVIDKESGHATGRVAYFYRNWWKAPVDGDAESAKMLVFSADKEKYNVGEEAFITFPSGSEGRALISVENGTEVLATHWIETKKGETKAAIKLTKEMTPNVYVNISLLQPHAQTKNDLPIRLYGVIPLLVVDASTILKPEINMPTVLKPEENFTVNVSEANDKPMTYTLAMVDEGLLDLTRFKTPEIHKAFYTREALGVKTFDMYDDVIGSYSGSVDNIYAIGGGDVAAGAKNRKADRFKPVVKYIGPFSLEAGEKASHTLTMPNYVGSVRTMVIAGDNSKSAYGKADETTPVRKPLMVLASLPRKLSPGEKVTLPVTVFAMEEKVKNATITVKTGESLKPISGTSKNISFPSIGEKIVNFEFEVLPTSEIQAIDVLASGSGEKASYNVEIDVENPNPISQKTTQYTLTENGNETINFETFGVSGSNGVMLEFSTVPPMNFGKRMEYLIRYPHGCVEQTTSAAFPQLFLADVFDITYDKKKTIQKNIETAIRKLGTYQNTSGGLSYWPGEREADEWSTNYVGHFMLEAKQKGYALPISFLSSWLQFQKNTARQWRNSSTSYNSSFTQAYRLYTLALAGQPELAAMNRLRESKNLSNDAKWRLAAAYALAGKKNVAEQISQTANINFEPKRYDYYTYGSPFRNKAMALETMVALGDSKQREMAVSVAKELSSQRWYSTQETAYSLLAMAKMINKNGGKAMELTYTDNGKTKKIKTERAVAQRELGFTMGGNSVSVSNKKGNVVYVTLIQQGKLPLGKELAERKNLTIQAQYLDGTGKTIDVSKLRQGTEISATVTVTNISNDHINNVALTKIFPSGWEIVNTSYTELGGGANGEARYTDIRDDRVNFYFDLRAKKSKTFTVKLNASYLGTYYLPGTQVEAMYDRNYYARNKGMWVEVEK, from the coding sequence ATGAAAAATCTGTCTTGTTTATTTGCCCTAGTCGCTATTGTATTTCTTTCCGCTTGCGGGGATAAAGAACATTCAGAAACCGATAATCTTTTTAAGTTTAAAGAGTATATTTCATATAATACCTACGGAAACAAAAGCATTGCAGAGCCTATTCGTATTGAGTTGCAACAACCTTTAGAACAATTTGAACTCACCCAGGAAATTGATAAAGATTATGTAGCAATCTCACCCAAAACTGAAGGTAAACTCACCATAAAAAACGGTCGGACTCTTATTTTCAACCCTTCAGAATACCTAAAACCAGACACCGAATACACCGTAACAGTAAAGCTGAGTAAACTCTATGATGGGGTAGGGAAAGATTTTAAAGAATACACCTTCAGCTTTAAAACCATTACGCCCAATTTTAAAGTCGATTTGGGCAACTTGCAGTCCTATAGTAAAAAATGGCAATATGTAAATGGAAGCATAGAAACTTCAGATGTGATTACATTAGAAAAAGCCAAAAAACTGGTTCAAGCAGAACAAAACAATAAAAACTTAAAATTTCAATGGCCTTCGGAAGGGAAATATGCTAAATATTTCAGTTTTACTATTGATAGCATACAGCGCAAGATAGACGATTCAGAAATTAAAATACGCTGGAATGGCGATGCGATAGGTGCTGAAACAAAAGGTGAAAACACCTTCGAAATTCCTGGACAGAACAATTTTACGGTGATCGATGTAGAAAGCACCCTTTCGCCACAAACCTCCCTTGCCATTAATTTCTCCGATCCGTTAAAGGAAAATCAAGATTTTGCAGGTTTGGTGACTATTGACAGCCTCCAAAACCTCCGTTTTGAAGTAAACGGAAACGTTTTGAATATCTATCCAAACACGCGAATCACTGGCGATGCCCGCGTTACTATTTTCAACGGAATTAAAAACACCGAAAACTTCGGTCTGAAAAAAGAATTTTCAGAATTGGTTTCTTTTGAAGAGCTTAAACCTGCCATTCGGCTTATTTCAAAAGGAACAATCTTACCCAATGCCACTTCTACGCCTTATTATTTTGAAACGGTTAACCTTTCAGCAGTTGATGTACGCATTATAAAGATTTATCAGGATAACATCCTTCAATATTTACAAACGGCAAACCTGAACAGCAACAATGTGTACGATATAAAGCGAGTAGGTAGACGCATTGCTAAAAAAACCATCAACCTAACTGAAAATTCAATTGGAAGTAATGACACTTGGAAAGCCCACGCCTTAAATCTTTCTGAATTTTTTAAGGCCGACCCAGGTGCTATTTATCGCGTAGAGCTAAGTTTTAAGAAAGAATATACTACGTATGATTGCGCGGAAACTACTTCCGAAGAAACAGAAAATGAAAATTATTATGCCAGCACTGACGAAACCTATGAAGATGAACTAGAAGAACAGTATTGGGATAACGAAATATACCGTTGGCGCGATTATACCTATAATTGGCGTGAAAATGATAACCCTTGCCATCCCGCCTACTATAATCAAGATCGCATAATTAGCAGCAATGTGTTAGGCAGTGATCTTGGTTTGATTGTTAAAGAAAGCAGCAACCGTTCCTATCATTTTATCACCAATAACCTACTTACTACAAACCCAGAAAGCGGTGTAAAAATCAAGCTCTATAATTATCAGCAGCAATTGGTGGAAACTGTTACAACAGATTCTGAAGGGATGACCTTATATGACAGTGAAAAGAACATTGCGTTTGCCGTTGCCCAAAAGGGAAATGACTATGCCTACGCAAAACTGGAAGACGGAAACGCATTATCATTAAGTAAGTTTGATGTTTCTGGAAAACAATTACAAAAAGGAATTAAAGGGTTTTTATATACCGAACGCGGGGTACACCGCCCTGGTGATAGCATTCACTTGACTTTTGTATTGAACGATGTTGCCAACCCTTTACCCAAAAACCATCCAGTAAAACTAGAAGTAACCGACGCCCGTGGAAAATTAGTGCAACGTTCAGTTTTACGCGGTAATTCCTCCCTTGAAGGGGGCAGGGAGGTGTCCACAAGCAAAGATGGTTTTTACCACTTCCCCATCACTACTCAACAAGCGGCTCCAACCGGCAATTGGAACGCTACTTTGACCGTTGGAGGGGTAAAATTCAGTAAAACGTTAAAGGTTGCTACAGTAAAACCAAACCGTTTAAAAATTAAATTGGATTTTGACGATGAAATCCTCGATGCCAGCAAACTGGTAAAAGGAATGGCAACCGCTGCTTGGTTACACGGTGCGCCAGCCCGAAACTTAAAAGTAGAAATGGACGCTACACTTAGAACAACGTCGACCGCTTTTAAAAAATATCCAAAGTATCAATTTAATGACCCAGTTCGAACGTTCAACGAACTAGAAGTCCCAGTGTTGGATACCAAACTTTCTTCGGAAGGAACCACGGCCTTTTCAAAAGATTTTGAAATCAGTGGCAAAGCTCCGGGAATGCTCCAAGCTACTTTTTTAACCAAGGTTTTTGAAGGCGGAGGCGATTTTTCAATCGATGTATTTTCAAAAAACTTAGCGCCCTATTCACATTTTGTAGGATTACGCTCGCCTGAGGCCCATAAATACGGTTCTTATTTTACCGATGAAAACACGGAGTTTGATGTTGCAACTGTCGATGCCCAAGGCAATGCGAGTGCCAACCGTGAAGTAGAAATAAAAGTGTTCAGAATTGAATGGCGTTGGTGGTGGAACCGCGGCAACGATAATCTATCCCGCTATGAAAATGCAACCGTTCACAAACCCGTTAAAAATTTTAAGGTCACGACCAACGGCAAAGGAAAAGCCAATTTTACCGTCAACATTCCAGAAGATGAAGGCGGTCGGTATTTAATTCGGGTGATTGATAAAGAGTCTGGTCACGCCACAGGTCGGGTAGCTTATTTTTATCGAAATTGGTGGAAAGCCCCTGTTGATGGCGATGCTGAAAGTGCTAAAATGTTGGTTTTTTCAGCTGATAAAGAAAAGTACAATGTAGGCGAAGAAGCCTTTATAACATTTCCTTCCGGTAGTGAAGGTCGAGCCTTGATTAGTGTGGAAAACGGCACTGAGGTTTTAGCAACTCATTGGATTGAGACTAAAAAAGGCGAGACCAAAGCTGCAATCAAGCTTACCAAGGAAATGACGCCCAACGTGTATGTAAATATTTCCTTGTTGCAACCGCATGCACAAACTAAAAACGATTTGCCCATTCGTTTGTATGGTGTAATTCCGTTGTTGGTGGTAGATGCTTCAACCATCTTAAAACCGGAGATTAATATGCCAACTGTATTAAAGCCAGAAGAAAACTTTACCGTGAACGTTTCCGAAGCAAATGACAAACCAATGACCTATACATTGGCCATGGTCGATGAAGGTTTGCTGGATCTTACCCGCTTTAAAACACCAGAAATTCACAAAGCTTTTTACACTCGTGAAGCCCTGGGCGTGAAGACATTCGATATGTACGATGATGTAATTGGTTCGTATTCTGGAAGTGTCGATAATATCTATGCTATTGGTGGTGGCGACGTGGCTGCCGGTGCCAAAAACCGAAAAGCTGACCGATTTAAACCCGTGGTAAAATATATAGGTCCGTTTAGTTTGGAGGCCGGCGAAAAAGCATCGCATACCCTTACTATGCCTAATTATGTCGGTTCGGTTCGTACCATGGTTATTGCTGGTGACAACTCAAAAAGTGCCTATGGAAAAGCTGACGAAACAACACCGGTACGAAAGCCGTTGATGGTGTTAGCTTCGCTTCCTCGGAAATTATCCCCAGGTGAAAAAGTAACGCTTCCAGTAACCGTTTTTGCGATGGAAGAAAAAGTGAAAAATGCAACAATTACTGTAAAAACTGGCGAAAGCTTAAAACCAATCAGTGGAACTTCAAAAAACATATCATTTCCTTCGATAGGTGAAAAAATAGTGAATTTTGAATTTGAAGTACTACCTACTTCTGAAATACAAGCCATTGATGTGTTGGCTTCTGGAAGCGGAGAAAAAGCGAGTTATAACGTAGAAATTGATGTAGAAAACCCGAACCCTATTTCGCAAAAAACCACTCAATACACCTTGACGGAAAACGGAAATGAAACTATTAATTTTGAAACCTTCGGTGTATCGGGAAGTAACGGAGTGATGCTCGAATTTTCTACCGTCCCGCCCATGAATTTCGGCAAACGGATGGAATACTTAATTCGGTATCCACACGGTTGTGTAGAGCAAACTACCTCGGCAGCTTTTCCACAATTGTTTTTAGCTGACGTCTTCGATATTACGTACGATAAGAAAAAAACCATTCAAAAAAATATAGAAACCGCCATTAGAAAATTAGGGACGTATCAAAACACGTCTGGCGGTCTCAGTTATTGGCCTGGCGAGCGAGAGGCTGATGAATGGAGTACCAATTACGTAGGCCACTTTATGCTAGAGGCGAAGCAAAAAGGATATGCCTTGCCCATTTCGTTTTTAAGTAGTTGGTTGCAGTTTCAGAAAAATACAGCACGGCAATGGCGCAATAGCAGTACGAGTTACAATTCCAGTTTCACACAAGCGTATCGGTTGTACACCTTGGCACTAGCTGGCCAACCCGAATTAGCAGCAATGAACCGACTTAGAGAGTCTAAAAACTTGAGTAATGATGCTAAATGGAGATTGGCAGCAGCTTATGCTTTAGCCGGGAAAAAGAACGTGGCGGAGCAGATTTCACAAACTGCAAACATCAATTTTGAGCCTAAACGGTATGATTATTACACCTATGGATCCCCTTTTAGAAACAAAGCAATGGCTTTAGAAACGATGGTGGCTTTGGGAGATTCAAAACAACGAGAGATGGCCGTTTCCGTAGCGAAAGAATTATCATCACAGCGTTGGTACAGTACGCAAGAAACTGCTTACTCTTTATTAGCTATGGCAAAAATGATCAATAAAAATGGTGGGAAAGCGATGGAATTAACCTATACGGACAATGGAAAAACCAAAAAGATCAAAACCGAACGTGCCGTAGCGCAACGAGAACTTGGATTTACTATGGGTGGCAACTCAGTATCGGTTTCCAATAAAAAAGGAAATGTAGTCTATGTTACATTAATTCAGCAAGGGAAACTTCCGTTAGGTAAAGAATTAGCAGAACGAAAAAACCTTACCATTCAAGCACAATATTTAGATGGTACAGGGAAAACAATTGACGTTTCTAAGTTACGTCAAGGAACCGAAATTTCCGCAACCGTTACAGTCACAAATATCTCAAATGATCACATAAATAACGTGGCACTCACTAAAATCTTCCCAAGTGGTTGGGAAATTGTCAATACCAGTTATACGGAGCTTGGAGGTGGAGCCAATGGCGAGGCTCGTTATACCGATATTCGTGATGACCGAGTAAACTTTTACTTCGATTTACGAGCAAAGAAGTCGAAAACGTTTACGGTAAAATTGAACGCTTCCTATTTAGGAACCTATTATTTGCCAGGAACACAAGTAGAAGCAATGTACGACCGTAATTATTATGCGCGTAATAAGGGGATGTGGGTTGAGGTTGAAAAGTAA
- a CDS encoding antibiotic biosynthesis monooxygenase family protein, which translates to MDSTYYAVIFTSQQAETIKGYDEMAQTMESLAKQQPGYLGIESARSQIGITVSYWENLEAIKNWKANLDHQMAQKLGRKQWYAWYKVRICKVEREYEFKK; encoded by the coding sequence ATGGATTCAACGTATTACGCAGTTATTTTTACCAGTCAACAAGCAGAAACCATAAAAGGCTATGATGAAATGGCGCAAACCATGGAAAGCCTTGCAAAACAACAGCCGGGATATTTAGGTATTGAAAGTGCTCGATCCCAAATAGGAATAACCGTAAGTTATTGGGAAAATCTTGAAGCCATTAAAAACTGGAAAGCCAATCTGGACCATCAAATGGCTCAAAAATTAGGTAGAAAACAGTGGTATGCTTGGTATAAAGTGCGGATTTGTAAAGTGGAACGAGAATATGAATTTAAAAAATAG
- a CDS encoding isoaspartyl peptidase/L-asparaginase family protein, producing MKKTLTLLILFFVLFSCKNEENVSENSDKLTKTKQKAEPNFGIVIHGGAGIILKKNMSDSLENAYKIKLEEAIKIGHTVLKNGGSAMEAVTKTINVMENSPLFNAGKGAVFTHEETNELDASVMDGATLNAGAVAGVTQIKNPINLALTVMNNSPHVMLSGTGAERFAEEQGFELVDPSYFYTEKRFQSLQRIKDKEKAELDHDSKVSFADDPFIKDSKFGTVGCAALDKNGNLAAGTSTGGMTNKRWNRIGDAPIIGAGTYANNATCAVSSTGWGEYFIRAMVAHDISAMMEYKGVTLQEAAQEVIQKKVPDLGGNGGIIAIDKDGNVSMEFNTAGMYRAHMNAEGDLKIGLYKE from the coding sequence ATGAAAAAAACTTTAACACTTTTAATCCTGTTTTTTGTGCTTTTCAGCTGTAAAAATGAAGAAAATGTGTCAGAAAATTCTGATAAATTAACAAAAACCAAACAAAAAGCTGAACCAAACTTCGGAATTGTAATCCATGGAGGAGCCGGAATCATCCTGAAAAAAAACATGAGTGATTCGTTAGAAAATGCTTATAAAATAAAATTAGAAGAAGCTATTAAAATAGGACATACTGTTTTAAAAAATGGTGGCTCTGCTATGGAAGCAGTTACCAAAACCATTAATGTTATGGAAAACTCTCCTTTATTTAACGCCGGAAAAGGAGCTGTATTTACTCATGAAGAAACAAATGAGCTAGATGCTTCTGTTATGGATGGTGCTACTTTAAATGCAGGAGCCGTTGCGGGCGTTACGCAGATTAAAAACCCAATAAACTTAGCGTTAACGGTAATGAACAACTCACCACACGTAATGCTTAGCGGAACAGGGGCCGAACGCTTTGCAGAAGAACAAGGGTTTGAACTGGTAGATCCTTCTTATTTCTACACAGAAAAAAGATTTCAGTCCTTACAACGGATTAAAGATAAAGAAAAAGCCGAATTGGATCACGACTCAAAAGTTTCCTTCGCCGACGATCCATTTATTAAAGATTCTAAATTTGGTACCGTGGGTTGTGCCGCTTTAGATAAAAACGGAAACTTGGCTGCTGGAACCTCAACGGGTGGAATGACCAATAAACGCTGGAACCGTATTGGGGATGCACCTATTATCGGTGCCGGAACCTATGCCAACAATGCTACGTGTGCTGTTTCTTCAACGGGTTGGGGTGAATATTTTATCCGTGCCATGGTCGCGCATGATATTTCGGCCATGATGGAATATAAAGGTGTAACGCTTCAAGAAGCTGCGCAAGAAGTGATACAGAAGAAAGTACCAGACTTAGGCGGTAATGGTGGTATCATTGCTATTGATAAAGATGGAAATGTTTCTATGGAATTTAATACCGCTGGCATGTATCGTGCTCATATGAATGCTGAAGGAGATTTAAAAATAGGTCTTTATAAAGAATAA
- a CDS encoding CAP domain-containing protein: MVLFCTVTSCSKDTDVIVEETPEDYTIDLNLANETDWEMANEILDLVNQHRVSQGLTPLKRDQQYASAYAVDHTFYMIDLEEINHDHFDVRKKGLKDRGAKIVGENVAFGYPTAEEVVNAWINSPGHLANIEGNFTHSGFGVIEAPDGRVYFTQLFYKK, encoded by the coding sequence ATGGTACTTTTTTGTACTGTGACATCATGTAGCAAAGACACAGATGTAATCGTTGAGGAAACACCAGAAGATTACACAATCGATTTAAACCTTGCCAATGAAACCGACTGGGAGATGGCAAATGAAATTTTAGACCTTGTTAACCAGCACAGAGTATCTCAAGGGCTTACTCCTCTTAAACGTGATCAACAATATGCTTCTGCGTATGCAGTAGATCACACCTTTTATATGATTGACCTTGAGGAAATTAATCACGATCATTTTGATGTTAGAAAAAAAGGACTGAAAGACAGAGGCGCCAAAATCGTTGGTGAAAATGTGGCTTTTGGTTATCCAACAGCTGAGGAAGTGGTAAATGCTTGGATAAATAGTCCAGGTCACCTTGCTAACATTGAAGGTAATTTCACTCATTCAGGTTTTGGAGTTATAGAAGCTCCTGACGGAAGAGTTTATTTTACTCAGCTTTTCTATAAAAAATAA
- a CDS encoding 3-hydroxyanthranilate 3,4-dioxygenase: MAIKKPFNLTKWVEENREQLKPPVGNKNLYKDAGDYIVMIVAGPNARKDYHYNETEELFYQLEGEIEVHVQDEGKKKTMKLGPGDMYLHPAKVPHSPVRKENSIGLVVERKRTDLEGKDGLLWFCDNCNNKLYEVYFELDDIEKDFLKHFKHFYNSKELRTCKNCGTVMESDDRFTAD; encoded by the coding sequence ATGGCTATTAAAAAACCTTTCAATCTTACTAAATGGGTAGAAGAAAACAGAGAACAACTTAAACCACCTGTTGGGAATAAAAACCTTTATAAAGATGCTGGCGATTATATTGTCATGATCGTAGCTGGCCCCAACGCTCGTAAAGATTATCATTATAACGAAACAGAAGAGCTTTTTTATCAATTAGAAGGCGAAATTGAAGTACACGTTCAAGACGAAGGGAAAAAGAAAACGATGAAGCTAGGTCCTGGCGATATGTATTTACACCCTGCAAAAGTGCCACATTCTCCAGTTCGAAAAGAAAACTCTATTGGGCTGGTTGTAGAACGTAAACGTACAGATTTAGAAGGAAAAGATGGCCTTCTATGGTTTTGTGACAACTGCAACAATAAATTATATGAAGTGTATTTTGAATTGGACGATATTGAAAAAGATTTTCTGAAACACTTTAAACACTTTTACAATTCAAAAGAGCTTCGCACTTGTAAGAATTGTGGCACGGTAATGGAATCTGACGATCGATTTACTGCAGATTAG
- the amaB gene encoding L-piperidine-6-carboxylate dehydrogenase, translating into MSTVATSFGIEEALKELGLNETNNGTSTGANWFSNGEEIASYSPVDGKLIGKVSATTKEDYEKVISTATEGFKEWRQLPAPQRGEIVRKFNDELRRLKEPLGKLVSYEMGKSYQEGLGEVQEMIDICDFAVGLSRQLHGLTMHSERPGHRMYEQYHPLGVVGIISAFNFPVAVWSWNTALAWVCGDACIWKGSEKTPLTSVACQNIAARVFSENGVPEGISCLITGDYTVGEMMTKDERVPLISATGSTRMGKIVAKEVAGRLGKTLLELGGNNAIIVTPDANIKNTVIGAVFGAVGTCGQRCTSTRRLIVHEDVYDKVKSAVVDAYKQIKIGNPLDENNHVGPLIDKDAVKNYQHALDKVVEEGGKILVEGGVLEGEGYESGCYVKPAIAEAENSFEIVQHETFAPVLYIMKYKGDVSDALELQNGVRQGLSSAIMTNNLREAERFLSVEGSDCGIANVNIGTSGAEIGGAFGGEKETGGGRESGSDAWKVYMRRQTNTINYTTELPLAQGIKFDL; encoded by the coding sequence ATGTCAACAGTAGCCACAAGCTTCGGTATTGAAGAAGCATTGAAAGAATTAGGATTAAACGAAACAAACAACGGTACTTCAACCGGTGCAAATTGGTTTTCTAATGGAGAGGAAATAGCGTCTTACTCCCCAGTAGATGGAAAATTGATAGGAAAAGTTTCTGCTACCACAAAAGAGGATTACGAAAAAGTAATTTCTACAGCAACAGAAGGCTTTAAGGAATGGAGACAACTTCCTGCTCCACAACGAGGAGAAATTGTAAGAAAATTTAATGATGAACTTCGTCGTTTAAAAGAACCTCTTGGAAAATTAGTTTCCTATGAAATGGGAAAAAGTTACCAAGAAGGTTTGGGTGAGGTACAAGAAATGATTGATATCTGTGATTTTGCAGTTGGGTTGTCTCGTCAGTTACACGGTTTAACCATGCACAGCGAGCGTCCAGGCCACAGAATGTACGAGCAATACCATCCGCTTGGTGTAGTTGGTATTATTTCAGCATTTAACTTTCCTGTAGCTGTTTGGAGCTGGAATACAGCTTTAGCTTGGGTTTGTGGAGATGCTTGTATTTGGAAAGGTTCAGAAAAAACCCCATTAACATCAGTGGCTTGTCAAAATATTGCAGCACGTGTATTTTCTGAAAACGGCGTACCTGAAGGAATTTCTTGTTTAATTACAGGAGATTATACGGTAGGTGAAATGATGACTAAAGATGAGCGAGTTCCTTTAATTTCTGCTACTGGTTCTACCCGAATGGGAAAAATTGTAGCTAAAGAAGTTGCTGGCCGTTTAGGAAAAACATTACTAGAGCTTGGCGGAAATAACGCCATCATTGTAACACCAGATGCAAATATTAAAAACACCGTAATCGGAGCTGTATTTGGCGCTGTAGGAACATGTGGGCAGCGTTGTACTTCTACTCGTCGTTTAATTGTACACGAAGATGTATATGATAAAGTAAAAAGTGCTGTTGTAGATGCGTACAAGCAAATTAAAATAGGAAACCCATTAGACGAAAACAATCACGTAGGTCCTCTTATCGATAAAGATGCCGTTAAAAACTATCAACATGCATTAGATAAAGTAGTAGAAGAAGGCGGTAAAATTTTAGTTGAAGGTGGCGTTTTAGAAGGCGAAGGTTACGAAAGCGGATGCTACGTAAAACCAGCCATTGCTGAAGCAGAAAATAGCTTTGAGATTGTACAACACGAAACGTTTGCCCCAGTACTTTACATTATGAAGTATAAAGGTGATGTCTCTGATGCACTTGAATTACAAAATGGAGTTCGTCAAGGACTTTCTTCAGCTATTATGACAAATAACTTGCGAGAAGCAGAGCGTTTTCTTTCTGTAGAAGGATCTGACTGTGGAATTGCCAACGTAAATATCGGTACTTCTGGTGCAGAAATTGGTGGTGCTTTTGGTGGTGAAAAAGAAACCGGAGGCGGTCGTGAAAGTGGTAGTGATGCTTGGAAAGTGTATATGAGAAGACAAACCAATACCATTAACTACACAACGGAATTGCCATTAGCGCAAGGAATCAAGTTTGATCTTTAG
- a CDS encoding acyl-ACP desaturase, whose product MILKNKRLEVMKTVEKSVDDYVKNYLIPVEEIWQPNDLLPNLQNENYMDELTQMREEAKELPYDFWVVLVGDMVTEEALPTYESWLMDMEGVDQHGRDGWSKWIRQWTGEENRHGDTLNKYLYLCGRVNMREIEITTHHLINDGFDIGTGRDPYRNFVYTSFQELATNISHKRVGQLARKRNNKMLAKMCKLISGDEMRHHLAYREFVKTIMEYDASEMILAYEDMMKKKIVMPAQFLRESGEGIASAFENFSNAAQRLGVYTTFDYIDIMEKLNTYWEIDKLNSLNDEAEKARDYLMKLPSRMRRIANRISIPQDQTLFKWVEPNGII is encoded by the coding sequence ATGATTCTTAAAAATAAACGTCTTGAAGTCATGAAAACGGTTGAAAAATCGGTAGATGACTATGTAAAAAACTATTTAATTCCAGTTGAAGAAATTTGGCAACCTAACGACTTATTGCCTAACCTTCAAAATGAAAATTACATGGATGAGCTTACCCAAATGCGGGAAGAAGCAAAAGAATTACCATATGATTTTTGGGTGGTTTTGGTAGGCGATATGGTTACTGAAGAAGCCTTACCTACTTACGAATCTTGGCTAATGGATATGGAAGGCGTTGATCAACATGGTCGTGATGGCTGGTCTAAATGGATTAGACAATGGACGGGTGAAGAAAACCGTCATGGCGATACACTGAACAAATATTTATATCTCTGCGGACGGGTTAATATGCGCGAGATTGAAATCACCACACACCACTTGATTAATGATGGTTTCGATATTGGTACCGGGCGCGATCCCTATAGAAACTTTGTGTACACGAGTTTTCAGGAATTGGCAACCAATATTTCACACAAACGTGTGGGACAATTGGCAAGAAAAAGAAACAATAAGATGCTCGCTAAAATGTGCAAGCTTATCTCAGGAGATGAAATGCGACACCATTTAGCGTATCGTGAATTTGTAAAAACCATTATGGAATATGATGCGAGTGAAATGATTCTCGCTTATGAAGATATGATGAAAAAGAAAATCGTCATGCCGGCGCAGTTTTTACGTGAATCTGGCGAAGGAATTGCTTCCGCTTTTGAAAATTTCTCGAATGCCGCACAGCGATTGGGCGTTTACACTACGTTCGATTATATCGATATCATGGAAAAACTAAACACGTATTGGGAAATAGACAAGCTAAATTCCCTAAACGATGAAGCCGAAAAAGCTCGTGATTATTTAATGAAGCTTCCAAGTAGAATGCGACGCATTGCTAACCGTATTTCCATTCCGCAAGATCAAACCTTGTTTAAATGGGTAGAGCCAAACGGAATAATTTAA